Proteins from a genomic interval of Gossypium hirsutum isolate 1008001.06 chromosome A09, Gossypium_hirsutum_v2.1, whole genome shotgun sequence:
- the LOC121206223 gene encoding uncharacterized protein: MGDTENFSKTEISQITQNHSEGIPQGDLNSSLIITNHRLDGKNFLQWSQSVLMILRGRGKIGYINGQIPRPASTDSGYATWELNNSMVMAWLINSMEGHISRTYLFFKTAKEMWDAIKENYSDLGNTSQVFEIKLKLKDIRQGTLEVTQYYNNLKILWQELDMYYEVDWGEGLEHTKFMDHLNKERFYEFLAGLNRDLDEVRGRILGRTTLPTIGEAFAEVRREEKQRLIMLGDARELKPLTVAGHHPSENSALISRGP, encoded by the coding sequence ATGGGTGACACCGAAAATTTCTCTAAGACTGAGATCTCACAAATAACTCAAAATCACAGTGAAGGAATCCCACAAGGTGACCTTAACTCTTCTCTTATAATCACAAATCATCGATTAGATGGAAAAAATTTCCTGCAATGGTCACAATCTGTCCTTATGATTCTTCGTGGCCGAGGAAAAATTGGGTACATTAATGGACAAATTCCTCGACCAGCATCAACAGACTCTGGTTATGCAACTTGGGAGCTTAACAACTCAATGGTTATGGCTTGGCTTATAAATTCGATGGAAGGTCATATAAGCCGAACGtatctttttttcaaaactgCCAAAGAAATGTGGGATGCAATCAAGGAGAATTACTCGGATCTTGGAAATACTTCCCAAGTattcgagatcaaattaaagttgAAAGATATTCGACAAGGAACACTTGAAGTCACTCAATATTACAACAACCTAAAGATCTTATGGCAGGAGTTAGACATGTATTATGAAGTTGATTGGGGCGAGGGCTTGGAACACACCAAGTTCATGGATCATCTTAACAAAGAACGTTTCTATGAGTTCCTAGCAGGACTAAATCGTGATCTTGATGAGGTCCGAGGACGAATACTAGGCAGAACCACACTGCCAACCATAGGAGAAGCATTTGCTGAAGTAAGGAGGGAAGAGAAACAGCGTCTTATCATGTTGGGAGACGCAAGAGAATTAAAACCATTGACCGTAGCTGGTCATCATCCTTCCGAGAACTCTGCTCTTATTTCAAGAGGCCCTTAA